Proteins encoded together in one uncultured Desulfosarcina sp. window:
- a CDS encoding acyl-CoA dehydrogenase family protein encodes MDFAFTKEQLMFKKEVIRFAKKEIVPRVQEHDLKEAFDFESFRKMGEFGLLGLHFPTEYGGEGADVVTTVLAGEALGEAGVDGGLTLAYGAHTFLCADTLFRNGTEEQRRKYIPKLASGEWIGCMGLSEPDAGSDVASMTTTAEKRGDSYVLNGTKMWITNGPIADVAVVYAKTDPDQAHAGISAFIVEKGTPGFTPGRPLIKMGVRTSQTSELVFSNCEIPAENLLGKEGEGFLYAMQTVEWDRSALLAPFVGVTNYMLKKCSDYAKGRVQFGRPIGKFQAIKHKLADMRIFGEAARTLVYRIAWCKDQGRPLNHLEAAIAKLYIGDWSLAVTNDAVTLHGGYGYTHEFDVERIFRDTRLAPIGGGTSEIQKMIISKLI; translated from the coding sequence ATGGATTTTGCATTTACCAAAGAGCAGCTCATGTTCAAGAAAGAGGTCATCCGGTTCGCCAAAAAAGAGATCGTCCCCCGGGTACAGGAGCATGACCTCAAAGAGGCTTTCGATTTCGAATCGTTTCGCAAAATGGGGGAATTCGGCCTGTTGGGGCTTCACTTTCCCACGGAGTACGGTGGAGAAGGCGCCGACGTGGTTACGACGGTACTGGCCGGCGAGGCCCTGGGCGAAGCCGGGGTGGACGGCGGTCTGACTCTGGCTTACGGTGCCCATACCTTTTTATGTGCGGACACCCTTTTCCGCAACGGCACCGAGGAGCAGCGCCGCAAGTACATCCCCAAGCTGGCTTCCGGAGAGTGGATCGGCTGTATGGGATTGTCCGAGCCCGATGCCGGTTCCGACGTGGCTTCCATGACCACCACGGCGGAAAAGCGCGGCGACAGCTACGTTCTTAATGGCACCAAAATGTGGATCACCAACGGTCCCATCGCCGACGTGGCCGTGGTCTACGCCAAGACCGACCCGGACCAGGCCCACGCCGGCATCAGCGCCTTCATCGTGGAAAAGGGCACGCCCGGTTTTACACCGGGGCGGCCCCTGATCAAGATGGGGGTGCGCACCTCCCAGACCAGCGAACTGGTGTTCAGCAACTGCGAGATCCCGGCAGAGAACCTGCTGGGAAAAGAGGGCGAAGGCTTTCTCTACGCCATGCAGACCGTGGAGTGGGATCGCAGCGCCCTGTTGGCGCCGTTCGTGGGCGTTACCAATTACATGCTGAAGAAATGCTCCGACTACGCCAAGGGCCGCGTCCAGTTCGGTCGGCCCATCGGCAAGTTCCAGGCCATCAAGCACAAACTGGCCGACATGCGCATTTTCGGCGAGGCGGCCCGCACATTGGTCTACCGCATCGCCTGGTGCAAGGATCAGGGGCGTCCCCTCAACCATCTCGAAGCAGCCATTGCCAAACTGTATATCGGCGATTGGAGCCTGGCGGTAACCAACGATGCCGTCACCCTGCACGGCGGCTACGGCTACACCCACGAGTTCGACGTCGAACGAATCTTCCGGGATACCCGGCTGGCACCCATTGGCGGCGGCACCTCCGAGATCCAGAAAATGATCATTTCGAAATTGATTTAG
- a CDS encoding MarR family transcriptional regulator, whose product MLGSIPREQLDEILFGALQAIYRFERAKVERFGLTYEQIYLLQFLRRQGPAAMGDIAAEMKIPVSTATRLIDRMEKRRLLQRRRSRGDKRSRIVQIAAEGENLVRAVEEHTFALLLSNLENHADIDIEGVIRTARQLKEILDTQDAQSKKEK is encoded by the coding sequence ATGCTGGGATCCATTCCCCGAGAGCAACTGGACGAAATCCTATTCGGCGCCCTGCAGGCCATCTATCGCTTCGAACGCGCGAAGGTCGAGCGGTTCGGCCTGACCTATGAGCAGATTTACCTTTTGCAGTTCCTCAGGCGACAGGGACCGGCAGCCATGGGCGATATCGCGGCCGAAATGAAAATCCCGGTGAGTACGGCCACCCGATTGATCGACCGCATGGAAAAGCGCCGCCTGTTGCAACGGCGCCGGAGCCGCGGCGACAAACGCAGCCGTATCGTGCAGATCGCAGCCGAAGGAGAAAATCTCGTGCGGGCGGTGGAAGAACACACCTTTGCATTGCTCCTGTCCAACCTGGAAAATCACGCGGATATCGATATCGAGGGAGTCATTCGGACAGCCCGACAGTTGAAAGAAATCCTCGATACGCAAGACGCCCAATCGAAAAAGGAAAAGTAA
- a CDS encoding TetR/AcrR family transcriptional regulator, with translation MKAKKAKQENGAPLSKSALRRQREREQRLETILGAAQSLFAGEGYHKASMEKIADSAEVSVGTLYFYFKNKEDLLVKLLSQIGFDLRNMLGAAFKSADISMEGIREAGRIFFAEFCPHYPESIAIFFRESVGQSELVEAHRKKIFDKLIDDVRQALIRVCDNQGARFQSELSAEVMATSIMGMFERIAYQYLIWQDRSDDLTVIGQDAVDFIIGGIERLFR, from the coding sequence ATGAAAGCTAAGAAGGCAAAACAGGAGAACGGGGCGCCATTGTCCAAAAGCGCCCTGCGCAGGCAGCGCGAGCGGGAGCAGCGTCTGGAGACCATCCTGGGTGCAGCCCAGTCCTTGTTCGCCGGCGAAGGGTATCACAAGGCCAGCATGGAAAAGATCGCCGATTCGGCCGAAGTATCCGTCGGCACGCTCTACTTCTACTTCAAGAACAAGGAAGACCTGCTGGTTAAACTGCTCAGCCAGATCGGCTTCGATCTGCGCAACATGCTGGGTGCGGCTTTTAAAAGCGCGGACATTTCGATGGAAGGCATTCGCGAGGCCGGGCGGATCTTTTTCGCCGAGTTCTGCCCCCACTATCCGGAAAGCATCGCCATTTTTTTCCGGGAATCGGTGGGGCAGAGCGAACTGGTGGAAGCCCATCGAAAGAAGATTTTCGACAAGCTGATCGATGATGTCCGCCAGGCCCTGATCCGGGTGTGTGACAATCAGGGAGCCCGGTTCCAGAGCGAATTGTCGGCCGAGGTGATGGCCACCAGCATCATGGGCATGTTCGAACGCATCGCCTATCAGTACCTGATCTGGCAGGACCGCTCCGACGACTTGACGGTTATCGGGCAGGATGCCGTGGATTTCATTATCGGCGGTATCGAAAGGCTTTTTCGGTAA
- a CDS encoding acyl-CoA dehydrogenase produces the protein MNFDFTDEEKNFFSEVTKAMETAAENRDFESGDLDTVRDNLAGALTALAPTGYLKLGLNAEDAPVSGTLPLMAAMEQLSGISPSLFLAVEMSTRMFGRVVALGQKAGKGADILSALAAGKTVGAVALSEESINVENDPLATMATREGDAVRVSGTKSLVINGPLADWFAVVGMLDEKAAVFLIEKDAPGLTLTERQRTMGYDGLAISGLDLDGCKVPADQVLGPFDVAPFLEQLKLWENQILIASSLGLMQASYITARDYAKQHRSGGKPIIAYQEVGFKLSEMLTLYQTAQLYAYRSAWMVDDNPKEAGLLTLCAKVFCTESAEVVAGKSLQVQSKDGYLAGGKAERSYRCAKYGQIAGVSTEIARVKIGDAALGRL, from the coding sequence ATGAATTTTGATTTTACCGATGAAGAGAAAAACTTTTTCTCTGAAGTTACAAAGGCGATGGAAACGGCAGCGGAAAACCGGGATTTCGAATCCGGCGATCTCGATACGGTTCGTGACAATCTGGCCGGGGCACTTACGGCGCTGGCTCCCACAGGTTATTTGAAATTGGGTCTGAACGCAGAAGATGCCCCGGTTTCCGGGACCCTGCCCCTCATGGCGGCCATGGAGCAGTTGTCGGGGATCTCGCCTTCTCTTTTTCTGGCCGTGGAGATGAGTACACGCATGTTCGGCCGGGTGGTGGCGCTTGGCCAAAAGGCCGGCAAAGGCGCGGACATCCTTTCGGCCCTGGCCGCCGGAAAAACCGTGGGCGCCGTGGCCCTGTCCGAAGAGAGCATCAACGTGGAAAACGACCCGCTGGCGACAATGGCTACCCGTGAAGGCGATGCCGTGCGGGTCAGCGGAACCAAAAGTCTGGTGATCAACGGGCCGCTGGCAGACTGGTTTGCCGTCGTCGGCATGCTGGACGAAAAGGCGGCCGTTTTTCTCATCGAAAAAGACGCCCCCGGGCTGACGTTGACCGAACGCCAGCGAACCATGGGCTATGACGGGCTGGCGATCAGCGGCCTGGATCTGGATGGCTGCAAGGTGCCGGCGGATCAGGTCCTCGGCCCTTTTGACGTGGCACCCTTTTTGGAGCAGCTGAAACTCTGGGAGAATCAGATTCTCATCGCGTCCTCGCTGGGCCTCATGCAGGCAAGCTATATAACGGCAAGGGATTATGCCAAACAGCACCGGTCCGGCGGCAAGCCGATCATTGCTTACCAGGAAGTGGGGTTCAAGCTTTCGGAAATGCTGACGCTCTACCAGACCGCCCAGTTGTATGCCTATCGATCTGCCTGGATGGTCGACGACAATCCCAAAGAGGCCGGGTTGCTGACCCTGTGTGCCAAGGTTTTCTGCACCGAGTCGGCGGAGGTCGTAGCCGGCAAGTCGCTCCAGGTTCAGTCCAAGGACGGTTACCTGGCCGGCGGCAAGGCGGAGCGAAGCTACCGTTGCGCCAAATACGGACAGATTGCCGGTGTTTCCACGGAAATCGCCCGGGTCAAGATCGGCGATGCGGCCCTGGGCAGACTTTAG
- a CDS encoding SDR family oxidoreductase, which produces MKLNAKLAVVTGAAMGMGKCVSRLLLEAGCQVALVDVNADALSATADELSALGVCRPYTCDISERKAVYALAHTIKNEMGPVSILVNNAGIVKAAPLDELPDETIEKILTVNLTAQFWTCKAFLPDMVAQNSGHVVNIASAGGILALPNLSAYCASKFGVVGFTDALRQEMKKRKCNVGFTVVCPNTVGTGMFAGSKMVAGTRLLDPEAVAAKIVAGIRKNSAMVAVPSVPVKILTPLTKVLLPISAMDRLNQVLGMWRANDTWTGRDPDASNPTDVPRKKGFAWMKRAAQVLAVLIVLNLLVTGINILQNGIGGWDGRSVEQILGVPPERATLADIERLPKSEVMQLFHAATPPTLSDLQGEYRAKNLAVGIMAPAADFYTQHFFGPGRWLGKGFTAEAAQNGQGYNLFQETEGDGTIWRTRRMKTALGTSVFDRKESFKLDYSVYNKGPVHGMRDELRKINPTLFIGMGYMTIGGGSINPGPFVVYGNPSPWVGPSD; this is translated from the coding sequence ATGAAACTGAATGCAAAATTGGCTGTAGTGACCGGGGCTGCCATGGGGATGGGCAAATGTGTCAGTCGACTGCTTCTTGAGGCCGGGTGCCAGGTGGCCCTGGTGGACGTCAATGCCGACGCCCTTTCGGCCACAGCCGACGAATTATCCGCCCTGGGCGTCTGCCGGCCTTACACCTGCGACATCTCCGAGCGCAAGGCCGTCTATGCGCTGGCGCACACCATCAAAAATGAAATGGGCCCGGTTTCCATCCTGGTGAACAACGCCGGCATCGTAAAGGCCGCGCCGCTGGACGAACTGCCGGACGAAACCATCGAAAAAATCCTGACCGTCAACCTGACGGCCCAGTTCTGGACCTGCAAGGCCTTTCTGCCGGATATGGTCGCACAGAACAGCGGCCATGTGGTCAACATCGCCTCGGCCGGCGGCATTCTGGCGCTGCCCAACCTTTCGGCATACTGCGCCAGCAAATTCGGCGTGGTGGGCTTTACCGATGCCCTTCGCCAGGAGATGAAAAAACGCAAATGCAACGTCGGTTTTACTGTGGTCTGTCCCAACACCGTCGGGACCGGCATGTTCGCCGGTTCGAAAATGGTGGCCGGCACGCGCCTTCTGGACCCCGAGGCGGTGGCCGCCAAAATCGTGGCCGGCATCCGCAAAAACAGCGCCATGGTGGCCGTTCCGTCCGTGCCGGTGAAAATTCTCACGCCCCTGACCAAGGTGCTGCTTCCGATATCTGCCATGGACCGCCTCAACCAGGTGCTGGGCATGTGGCGGGCCAACGACACCTGGACGGGAAGGGATCCAGACGCGTCAAACCCGACCGACGTCCCCCGCAAGAAAGGGTTTGCATGGATGAAACGGGCGGCCCAGGTACTGGCTGTCCTGATTGTTCTCAATCTGTTGGTCACCGGAATCAACATCCTGCAAAACGGGATCGGTGGCTGGGATGGCCGTTCCGTGGAGCAAATCCTCGGTGTTCCGCCTGAGCGGGCCACCCTGGCGGATATCGAACGATTACCGAAATCCGAGGTGATGCAGCTTTTTCATGCCGCCACGCCGCCGACCCTGTCCGATCTTCAGGGCGAATACCGGGCCAAAAACCTGGCCGTGGGCATCATGGCCCCGGCCGCCGACTTTTACACCCAACACTTTTTCGGCCCGGGACGCTGGCTGGGCAAGGGTTTTACGGCCGAAGCCGCCCAAAACGGGCAGGGGTACAACCTCTTCCAGGAGACGGAAGGAGACGGCACCATCTGGCGCACCCGCCGCATGAAGACAGCCCTGGGCACCTCCGTTTTCGACCGCAAAGAGAGCTTCAAGCTGGACTACAGCGTTTACAACAAAGGACCGGTCCACGGCATGCGCGACGAACTGCGCAAAATCAACCCTACCCTTTTTATCGGTATGGGATACATGACCATCGGCGGCGGATCCATCAACCCGGGACCGTTCGTAGTTTACGGAAATCCCTCACCCTGGGTGGGGCCCAGCGATTGA